One region of Bacteroidales bacterium genomic DNA includes:
- a CDS encoding adenylosuccinate synthase — translation MKVDVILGLQWGDEGKGKIVDVLTPRYDIVARFQGGPNAGHTIEFNKKKFVLHTIPSGIFYPDKTNLVGNGVILDPFIFRKEIINLADHGIEATSKLVISKRAHLILPTHRLLDASNETLRGATKIGSTLKGIGPTYTDKIARNGIRVGDILNKGFKAGYLSLRDNHLKLIDFMGFNSDSFKIDGLPFGDYEEKWLESVDFMRSLKLIDAEYFIHQCLAEGKRVLAEGAQGTMLDVDFGSYPYVTSSSTSIGGVCTGLGVNPGNIGEVIGVFKAYCTRVGSGPFPTEQSGDAGETMREQGHEYGSTTGRPRRCGWLDMVSLKYAIMINGVTRLFMMKTDVLNDFARLKVGTGYRAGEKQMDQVPYDFAQDELAVSYEDLPGWNTSLNALKRKDVMPAALKDYVSFIEESARVPVIGLSYGPDRKETLFF, via the coding sequence ATGAAAGTAGATGTTATACTTGGCCTTCAATGGGGTGACGAAGGCAAGGGAAAAATTGTGGATGTCCTGACGCCCCGCTATGATATCGTTGCCCGTTTTCAGGGAGGGCCCAATGCAGGTCATACTATCGAATTCAATAAGAAAAAATTTGTCCTTCATACTATCCCTTCGGGTATTTTTTATCCTGATAAAACAAATCTTGTCGGCAACGGGGTTATCCTTGATCCTTTTATTTTCAGAAAAGAGATAATTAACCTGGCCGATCATGGAATTGAAGCCACTTCGAAACTGGTTATCTCTAAAAGGGCTCACCTGATCTTGCCGACACACCGGCTGCTTGATGCCTCTAATGAAACACTGAGAGGGGCTACAAAAATCGGCTCTACCCTGAAAGGCATCGGCCCCACTTATACCGATAAAATTGCCCGGAACGGGATCAGGGTCGGCGACATCTTAAACAAAGGATTTAAGGCAGGTTATCTTTCTTTGCGCGACAACCACCTGAAACTCATAGATTTTATGGGGTTTAATTCTGATTCATTCAAAATTGACGGGCTTCCATTTGGTGATTATGAAGAGAAGTGGTTGGAATCGGTTGATTTTATGAGGAGTCTTAAGTTAATCGATGCCGAATATTTTATTCATCAGTGCCTGGCGGAAGGTAAAAGGGTTCTCGCTGAAGGTGCCCAAGGGACCATGCTTGATGTGGATTTCGGTTCCTATCCTTATGTGACTTCTTCCAGTACCTCAATAGGGGGCGTATGCACCGGTCTGGGGGTCAATCCCGGTAATATCGGCGAAGTTATCGGAGTTTTTAAAGCGTATTGCACCCGAGTTGGCAGTGGCCCGTTTCCGACAGAACAATCAGGTGACGCCGGTGAAACAATGCGTGAGCAGGGCCATGAATATGGATCCACTACCGGCAGGCCTCGTCGTTGCGGCTGGCTGGACATGGTGTCGCTAAAGTATGCCATCATGATCAATGGTGTAACCCGGCTGTTTATGATGAAAACGGATGTCCTGAATGATTTTGCCAGGCTTAAGGTTGGAACTGGATACAGGGCAGGAGAAAAGCAAATGGACCAGGTCCCTTATGACTTTGCACAGGATGAGCTGGCTGTATCATATGAAGATCTGCCCGGCTGGAATACTTCTTTGAATGCATTAAAGCGGAAAGATGTTATGCCTGCTGCATTAAAGGACTATGTAAGCTTTATTGAGGAGAGTGCCAGGGTGCCTGTGATAGGGCTTTCTTACGGGCCGGACCGGAAAGAAACGTTGTTTTTCTAA